A window of the Gossypium hirsutum isolate 1008001.06 chromosome A05, Gossypium_hirsutum_v2.1, whole genome shotgun sequence genome harbors these coding sequences:
- the LOC107957225 gene encoding protein YIF1B: MYNNLGAQPGVPRPPTNPQPNPFGNSFYGAGSGLIRGGLGAYGEKILGSSSEYVQSNISRYFSDPQYYFQVNDQYVRNKLKVVLLPFLHRGHWTRITEPVGGRLSYKPPIYDINAPDLYIPFMAFGTYVVLAGLSLGLQGKFSPEALNWLFVKGLFGWFLQVSLLKVTLLSLGSGEAPLLDILAYAGYAFTGMCLAVLGKMIWRYSYYFLMPWTCLCMGVFLVKTMKRVLFAEVRSYDSSKHHYLLLFVALAQFPLFTWLGNISVNWLF; the protein is encoded by the exons ATGTACAATAACTTGGGAGCCCAGCCTGGGGTACCAAGACCGCCAACAAATCCTCAGCCAAATCCATTTGGCAATTCATTTTATGGGGCTGGTTCTGGTCTTATCCGAGGTGGTCTGGGTGCATATGGAGAGAAAATTTTAGGATCAAGTTCTGAGTATGTGCAAAGCAAT ATAAGTAGATACTTCTCTGATCCCCAGTACTACTTTCAAGTGAACGATCAATATGTGAGAAACAAATTGAAGGTTGTTTTACTGCCATTTCTTCACAGG GGCCATTGGACAAGAATAACTGAGCCAGTAGGTGGCAGGCTTTCCTATAAACCCCCAATTTATGACATAAACGCACCAGACTTATACATCCCATTTATGGCATTTGGCACCTATGTCGTTCTTGCTGGATTGTCACTTGGCCTTCAAGGAAA GTTTAGCCCTGAAGCACTTAACTGGCTATTTGTTAAGGGGTTGTTTGGCTGGTTTCTGCAAGTCTCGCTGCTGAAAGTAACATTACTATCACTGGGCAGTGGTGAGGCACCATTACTTGACATTCTTGCATATGCTGGGTATGCTTTCACAGGAATGTGTTTGGCTGTCCTCGGAAAGATGATATGGAGATATTCTTACTACTTTTTGATGCCATGGACATGCTTATGCATGGGAGTCTTCTTGGTAAAGACAATGAAGCGGGTCCTCTTTGCTGAGGTTAGAAGTTACGATTCCAGCAAGCACCATTATCTTTTGCTCTTTGTTGCCCTTGCTCAATTTCCACTTTTTACGTGGCTTGGCAACATCAGTGTTAATTGGCTTTTCTGA